The following coding sequences are from one Schizosaccharomyces osmophilus chromosome 1, complete sequence window:
- the mrm2 gene encoding mitochondrial 2' O-ribose methyltransferase Mrm2 produces the protein MRQTVPFWSWAAKRSQDAFRKQSKVDNYRSRAAYKLLELNQKHRFLKKGFGVIDLGFAPGSWSQVASTAVGAEGFVVAVDIQNVSPPQGVFPVYGDMLDPQTQAKIQDAFQQHRQEPKTNDLIVDTILSDMLHSTTGIRIRDHAVSMDLCNSAFQLAKTFLRPGGFFVCKYYMGSEEHEFQKSLMKVFKRVHIEKPKASVKESREAYFVCLRRK, from the exons ATGAGACAGACGGTCCCCTTTTGGTCATGGGCTGCTAAACGTTCGCAAGACgcttttcgtaaacaatCCAAAGTTGATAATTATCGGTCTAGAGCTGCTTATAAATTACTGGAA ttaaaccaaaaacataggttcttgaaaaaaggatttgggGTTATTGATTTG GGATTCGCTCCAGGCTCTTGGTCTCAAGTAGCCTCGACGGCTGTAGGCGCCGAAGGATTTGTCGTTGCAGTGGATATTCAAAATGTGTCGCCGCCGCAAGGAGTCTTTCCAGTGTACGGCGATATGTTGGACCCTCAAACACAGGCCAAAATACAAGATGCTTTCCAACAACATCGACAGGAACCAAAGACAAATGACTTGATTGTAGATACAATTTTGAGTGATAT GCTTCATTCAACTACCGGCATACGCATTCGAGATCATGCCGTATCTATG GATTTATGTAATTCCGCATTTCAATTAGCCAAAACCTTTCTTCGTCCTGGGggattttttgtttgtaaatattATATGGGATCGGAAGAACATGAGTTTCAAAAGTCTCTAATGAAGGTTTTCAAACGTGTTCACATAGAAAAGCCAAAAGCGTCTGTTAAGGAATCTAGGGAAGCGTATTTTGTATGTTTGAGACGGAAATAG